A genomic segment from Desulfurispirillum indicum S5 encodes:
- a CDS encoding ABC transporter permease codes for MKFFLKEAWHEFRFGMSSGVVILVYLVLVGYLLLVLSNADYLRDMGAVDVPRNAPALVYLMSSGMSFFLFFIWAWVFAQPILRDQAAGLHEVVLASPVSLRQLLGARFVGALAVAIVIGSSQVVGFAIAPVLEWMGAVPENSFAPTPWLAFGWGMLLFIIPLALGSGSLYFVAALRGRSLGAPFAVAAALMGFWMVSMIILKDGYVDPFYFAILDPSGFAETEYQVVDNWTPHQKSTALLALTPGLIWNRLIWCGLPPLLLAVSLLRVRREWLVLERGRAVMAVASGNELGPGPQVLPGPVGGAVSWSRAAASESWWQVRQVLNRRWMWLTLGMLVLLGFAAGFVHGVQHAYGPMVPRPELVTPLLSRNFYLIIVFMLAGLVGLAIRRDGRGGIEQMLDAAPAPNSVRLAGLVAGMAGIALVLVMVPALASLLTALFVAPESVRLVFPFAHQFFVLLPALLEICAFTLLLHILIRRPGPAYAASILAVFIMIVNHEAHLVTYPPLEIGLQIPVHISGLTGLGPWMEKLLVSGGFKLALAALLLALSAMLVVRGTDDHWKVRWKTFRRSLRGRAGIGALAATICLALFSVVMFERYVAQGHYESRATELAHDAAWERHWLGQAAPFTVAGGHVLLQVYPQQRQLAGQWRMEGVSSDNGHLHAALPDLLRFQKAMVEGREVVAEVRHHHVAVPLENCPPTGCQVTLEWTLSARGWDPEHRPPWLVADAYWLHAPDLMPRLGFDANHVLRTPAEREHFGLPNPVVLPPYASTLAAGAAAAAGDWSWEVQVHRGQEIVHVQRGATHGLLDFTDAWVAGLEEHDHGAVTLLHDRSRRGMAASVVEDLDAMGACIGQRMGRVPPVSHILQWPRELGETRLSGERLLLAEAPHWDVQESGVGRWLRRSAIARALAERVILDDGDVREGEGSLWLNPGLSGALGLACVAEADGLSALSALLSHGTDQVARSLAASTIPVTTLRSAPTESGWAVDYAPLALLNLVVTQSSGELNALLADVRQGDAVSALRAKVGASSAERLLGPPLASDVRLGGGSELQITGERWIWHAGGWQTEETPLEPWRYVIRDGKLRGEPVSGLESHATDACDALYLDGRFAYERAPVDNLWRASSPECR; via the coding sequence ATGAAGTTCTTTCTGAAGGAAGCCTGGCATGAATTTCGTTTTGGCATGAGCAGCGGTGTCGTGATTCTGGTCTATCTGGTGCTGGTGGGGTATCTCCTGCTGGTGCTCAGTAACGCTGATTATCTGCGCGATATGGGGGCGGTGGACGTACCCCGCAATGCGCCGGCTCTGGTCTATCTCATGTCTTCGGGGATGTCGTTTTTCCTCTTCTTTATCTGGGCCTGGGTGTTCGCTCAGCCTATTCTGCGTGATCAGGCCGCTGGCCTGCATGAGGTGGTGCTGGCTTCTCCTGTTTCCCTGCGCCAGCTGCTGGGGGCGCGCTTTGTGGGAGCCCTGGCCGTTGCCATTGTGATCGGCAGTTCCCAGGTTGTCGGCTTTGCCATTGCACCCGTTCTGGAGTGGATGGGCGCTGTGCCGGAGAATTCCTTTGCTCCGACCCCCTGGCTTGCCTTTGGTTGGGGAATGCTGCTGTTTATTATTCCCCTGGCCCTGGGAAGCGGTTCTCTGTATTTCGTGGCCGCCCTGCGCGGCCGCAGTCTCGGCGCGCCTTTCGCGGTGGCGGCTGCCCTGATGGGTTTCTGGATGGTCTCCATGATCATCCTCAAGGACGGGTATGTGGACCCCTTTTATTTTGCGATTCTCGATCCTTCCGGCTTTGCCGAGACGGAGTATCAGGTTGTCGACAACTGGACACCCCACCAGAAAAGCACGGCTCTGCTGGCCCTGACCCCTGGCCTGATCTGGAATCGTCTGATCTGGTGCGGTCTGCCACCACTGCTGCTGGCGGTTTCCCTGCTGCGCGTCCGTCGGGAGTGGCTGGTGCTGGAGCGCGGACGCGCAGTCATGGCGGTTGCGTCGGGTAATGAGCTGGGGCCAGGGCCACAGGTGTTGCCGGGGCCTGTCGGCGGGGCGGTTTCGTGGAGCCGTGCCGCAGCCAGTGAATCCTGGTGGCAGGTGCGCCAGGTGCTCAACCGTCGCTGGATGTGGCTGACCCTGGGCATGCTGGTGCTGCTGGGGTTTGCGGCTGGGTTTGTCCATGGCGTGCAGCACGCCTACGGTCCCATGGTGCCTCGCCCCGAGCTGGTCACCCCTCTGCTCTCCAGAAATTTCTATCTCATCATCGTGTTTATGCTGGCTGGCCTGGTGGGCCTCGCCATCCGCCGGGATGGCCGGGGTGGTATTGAGCAGATGCTGGACGCGGCACCGGCGCCGAACTCTGTGCGCCTGGCCGGACTGGTTGCCGGTATGGCAGGCATTGCCCTGGTCCTGGTCATGGTTCCGGCTCTGGCCAGCCTTCTCACGGCGTTGTTCGTGGCACCGGAAAGTGTGCGCCTGGTCTTTCCCTTTGCGCACCAGTTCTTCGTGCTTCTGCCCGCGTTACTGGAAATCTGCGCGTTCACCCTGTTACTGCACATTCTGATCCGCCGTCCGGGGCCGGCCTATGCCGCCTCTATCCTGGCGGTGTTTATTATGATCGTGAACCATGAGGCCCACCTGGTGACCTATCCACCCCTGGAAATAGGATTGCAGATACCCGTGCATATTTCCGGGCTGACGGGACTTGGCCCCTGGATGGAGAAACTGCTGGTCAGCGGCGGTTTCAAACTGGCTCTGGCAGCCCTGCTGCTGGCCCTGAGTGCCATGCTGGTCGTACGGGGCACCGATGACCACTGGAAAGTGCGCTGGAAAACATTTCGCCGCTCTCTGCGTGGCCGGGCTGGTATTGGTGCCCTGGCGGCGACAATCTGCCTGGCCCTGTTCAGTGTGGTGATGTTTGAGCGCTATGTGGCGCAGGGTCATTACGAGAGCCGTGCCACGGAGCTTGCCCACGATGCCGCCTGGGAGCGTCACTGGCTTGGACAGGCCGCTCCTTTCACGGTGGCTGGCGGGCATGTGCTGCTGCAGGTATATCCGCAGCAGCGGCAGCTTGCAGGGCAGTGGCGCATGGAAGGGGTCAGCTCCGACAATGGACACCTGCACGCTGCACTGCCCGATCTGCTGCGTTTTCAGAAAGCGATGGTGGAGGGACGCGAAGTCGTTGCCGAGGTGCGTCATCACCATGTGGCTGTGCCTTTGGAGAACTGTCCTCCCACGGGTTGCCAGGTGACTCTGGAGTGGACACTGTCGGCGCGGGGCTGGGACCCTGAGCATCGGCCACCCTGGCTGGTCGCCGATGCATACTGGCTGCACGCGCCGGACCTGATGCCTCGGCTGGGCTTTGATGCCAACCATGTGCTGCGTACTCCCGCAGAACGGGAGCACTTTGGCCTGCCGAACCCCGTGGTTCTGCCTCCCTACGCCTCCACGCTGGCCGCTGGTGCCGCGGCTGCGGCGGGTGATTGGAGTTGGGAGGTACAGGTACACCGGGGGCAGGAGATCGTTCATGTCCAGCGCGGAGCGACCCATGGCCTGCTGGATTTTACCGATGCCTGGGTGGCTGGTCTGGAGGAGCATGATCATGGTGCGGTAACGCTGCTGCATGATCGCAGCCGCAGGGGCATGGCGGCGTCGGTGGTCGAGGATCTTGACGCCATGGGAGCCTGTATTGGTCAACGCATGGGACGCGTTCCGCCAGTTTCCCACATTCTCCAGTGGCCCCGTGAACTGGGCGAGACCCGCCTGTCGGGCGAGAGGCTGCTGCTGGCCGAAGCGCCCCACTGGGATGTCCAGGAGAGTGGCGTGGGGCGATGGCTGCGACGTTCGGCCATTGCCCGGGCCCTGGCGGAACGGGTGATTCTGGATGACGGCGATGTGCGCGAAGGTGAGGGTTCCCTGTGGCTGAATCCCGGACTCTCCGGTGCCCTTGGCCTGGCATGTGTGGCGGAAGCAGATGGCCTCAGTGCCCTGTCGGCCCTGCTCTCTCACGGCACGGATCAGGTGGCGCGTTCCCTGGCAGCCAGCACCATACCGGTGACGACGCTGCGGAGTGCTCCGACGGAATCGGGCTGGGCGGTGGACTATGCGCCGCTGGCGCTTCTGAATCTGGTAGTAACTCAATCTTCCGGTGAGCTGAACGCTCTGCTGGCAGATGTACGCCAGGGCGATGCGGTCAGCGCACTGCGGGCGAAGGTGGGAGCGTCCAGCGCGGAACGGCTGCTTGGTCCCCCGCTGGCTTCGGATGTGCGCCTGGGTGGTGGCAGTGAACTTCAGATTACCGGAGAACGCTGGATATGGCATGCGGGTGGCTGGCAGACGGAAGAGACGCCTCTGGAGCCCTGGCGCTATGTGATTCGGGACGGAAAGCTCCGGGGGGAACCGGTGAGTGGCCTGGAGAGCCATGCCACTGATGCCTGTGACGCCCTGTACCTGGATGGACGCTTCGCCTATGAGCGGGCTCCCGTTGATAATCTGTGGCGCGCATCGTCACCGGAGTGTCGCTGA
- a CDS encoding ABC transporter ATP-binding protein has product MKSPLAHGMLSKPGIWGVMAPVMGGIRGAMALAALGSMATIGAVVVLALVVHELLQSDPQPARWMVLALLLTAVALILRGASFTLSHLVAFRLETMLRTELAEHLARVPLGFLLSSGSGALTKVIQDDVKDLHGFVADSTPLLGRSVTAPVVTLVVLLVIDWRLALVALGVLLAGVLVLRLAMRDHRELSERYDAERERINGAVIEFVQAMPVVRTFDDGSTSFRRYHQALSAFHGVLAHWVEASSTSGRLAMIVLSPLPTLIALLVAGSLLFASGSLSFAVWVGVLLIGTGMAEALIPLMWLSGFIRKANGSALRIQSLRSEPPLPEPLSAQQPVGSDIVFDSVSFAYGERSGDVLHEVSFCVPAGTVTALVGPSGSGKSTVARLLPRFWDVRAGAIRIGGVDVRHMSAQTLMSHVAFVFQDTFLFHDTIADNIRLGRPDATMAEVERAARAAQAHDFIVQLPEGYETRAGDRGGRLSGGQRQRITIARAILQDRPIVVLDEATAFADPENEVALVSALAHLMRGRTVILIAHRLPTVQDADQILVLEGGCVVERGCHGELLALKGLYRRLWNTYEQAQGWSLQKIRPTGGTHDTH; this is encoded by the coding sequence ATGAAATCGCCTTTGGCCCATGGAATGCTGAGCAAACCCGGTATCTGGGGAGTGATGGCACCCGTCATGGGGGGAATTCGCGGTGCCATGGCCCTGGCGGCGCTCGGTTCCATGGCAACCATCGGTGCTGTCGTGGTCCTGGCGCTGGTGGTGCATGAACTGCTGCAGAGTGATCCCCAGCCGGCACGGTGGATGGTGCTGGCGCTGCTACTGACGGCGGTGGCGCTCATCCTGCGCGGGGCGAGCTTTACCCTGTCTCACCTGGTGGCATTCCGGCTGGAGACAATGCTGCGCACTGAGCTGGCGGAGCACCTGGCCCGTGTTCCACTGGGATTTCTTCTCTCCAGCGGCTCCGGTGCTTTGACCAAAGTCATTCAGGATGATGTGAAAGACCTGCATGGTTTCGTGGCAGACAGCACCCCTCTGCTGGGGCGCTCGGTTACCGCTCCCGTTGTCACCCTGGTGGTGCTGTTGGTCATCGACTGGCGGCTGGCTCTGGTGGCGCTGGGGGTGCTGCTGGCTGGTGTCCTGGTGCTGCGCCTGGCCATGCGGGATCACAGAGAGCTTTCCGAACGCTATGACGCGGAACGGGAACGCATCAACGGGGCGGTTATCGAGTTTGTGCAGGCCATGCCGGTGGTGAGGACGTTCGATGACGGCAGTACCTCGTTTCGACGCTATCATCAGGCCTTGAGCGCCTTCCATGGTGTCCTGGCGCACTGGGTGGAGGCGTCAAGCACCAGCGGACGTCTTGCCATGATCGTGCTGAGTCCGCTGCCCACACTCATAGCCCTGCTGGTGGCAGGCAGCCTGCTCTTCGCTTCCGGCAGTCTGAGTTTTGCGGTCTGGGTGGGGGTGCTGCTGATCGGTACAGGTATGGCGGAGGCGCTGATTCCGTTGATGTGGCTGAGTGGTTTTATCCGCAAAGCCAATGGCAGTGCCTTGCGTATTCAGTCGCTGCGATCCGAGCCGCCTCTGCCGGAGCCGCTGTCCGCGCAGCAGCCTGTGGGCAGCGATATTGTCTTTGATTCGGTGAGCTTCGCCTATGGAGAGCGATCCGGTGATGTTCTGCACGAGGTGAGTTTTTGTGTGCCTGCCGGCACGGTGACGGCGCTGGTGGGCCCTTCGGGCTCCGGCAAGAGCACCGTGGCGCGTCTTCTGCCACGCTTCTGGGATGTGCGCGCGGGTGCGATCAGGATTGGTGGTGTGGATGTGCGCCACATGAGCGCCCAGACCCTGATGTCCCATGTGGCATTTGTCTTCCAGGATACGTTCCTGTTTCACGATACCATTGCCGACAATATTCGCCTGGGCCGTCCCGACGCTACCATGGCCGAAGTGGAACGGGCGGCTCGGGCCGCTCAGGCCCATGATTTCATTGTGCAGCTGCCGGAAGGCTATGAAACCAGGGCGGGAGACCGTGGTGGTCGCCTTTCCGGTGGGCAGCGTCAGCGTATCACCATTGCCCGTGCCATCTTGCAGGATCGTCCCATCGTGGTGCTCGACGAGGCTACGGCTTTTGCGGACCCCGAAAATGAAGTAGCCCTGGTCAGCGCTCTGGCACACCTGATGCGCGGACGGACGGTTATCCTTATCGCCCATCGCCTGCCCACGGTCCAGGATGCCGATCAGATTCTCGTCCTTGAGGGTGGCTGTGTCGTCGAGCGGGGCTGTCACGGAGAGCTCCTGGCTCTTAAGGGCCTCTATCGGCGGCTCTGGAATACCTATGAGCAGGCTCAGGGCTGGTCCCTGCAAAAAATCCGGCCCACAGGAGGCACCCATGACACCCACTGA
- a CDS encoding ABC transporter ATP-binding protein, which translates to MRKETSLRVQGLKKTYANGVCALDGVDLEVGPGLYGLLGPNGAGKSTLMRTLATLQAPDAGEIYLDEIDVLAQPDHLRKRLGYLPQHIGAYPGVSGRDLLTRFAWLKGRTDRRERQAEVSILLERVNLNEAAHRAVFTYSGGMLRRFGIAMALIGSPRLLIVDEPTAGLDPAERNRFHRVLADVAADAVVLLSTHIVEDVESLCGRLAILAHGRILMEGSPSELIGSLENRLWSRVVPRGDELPEALHYSAVPDGTLAVVQAEASPGKGFRRHTACLEDVYHLALAQAGLTGAEE; encoded by the coding sequence ATGCGAAAAGAGACGAGTCTGAGAGTACAGGGGCTGAAAAAAACCTACGCCAACGGTGTCTGCGCCCTTGATGGCGTGGATCTCGAAGTGGGGCCCGGCCTGTATGGACTGCTGGGCCCCAACGGGGCGGGCAAGAGCACCCTTATGCGGACACTGGCGACCCTGCAGGCCCCGGATGCGGGTGAGATTTATCTGGATGAAATAGATGTGCTGGCGCAGCCTGATCACCTGCGAAAGCGGCTCGGGTATCTGCCCCAGCATATCGGGGCCTATCCTGGTGTCAGCGGGCGTGACCTGCTGACTCGCTTTGCCTGGCTCAAGGGTCGCACGGATCGCCGGGAGCGTCAGGCTGAGGTGAGTATCCTCCTGGAGCGGGTGAATCTTAACGAAGCTGCCCATCGCGCTGTCTTCACCTATTCCGGTGGCATGCTGCGCCGCTTCGGTATTGCCATGGCCCTGATCGGTTCGCCGCGCCTGCTGATAGTGGATGAACCCACTGCTGGGCTTGATCCGGCCGAGCGCAATCGCTTCCACCGGGTTCTGGCTGATGTGGCGGCCGATGCGGTGGTTCTGCTTTCAACCCATATCGTGGAGGATGTGGAGAGCCTGTGCGGTCGCCTGGCCATTCTGGCCCACGGCCGCATCCTGATGGAGGGCTCGCCTTCTGAACTGATCGGCAGTCTGGAAAATCGCCTGTGGTCACGGGTGGTGCCACGGGGCGACGAATTACCCGAAGCCCTCCATTACAGTGCGGTACCCGATGGCACCCTGGCTGTGGTGCAGGCAGAGGCTTCGCCGGGGAAGGGCTTCCGGCGTCACACTGCCTGTCTGGAAGATGTCTACCACCTGGCGCTGGCCCAGGCAGGTCTGACGGGGGCAGAGGAATGA
- a CDS encoding TonB-dependent receptor, which yields MRHDVQVWCANQLRSGKWGQVPMVLALVVWFSGGAAWANEGDAEASGQVSVLQTITVTANKIEEDIIDVPQSITVINEIMLEDKGIKSVADVIREIPNMKASSGPMASAVNFRGLNPSIFTNNNPVVIYIDGVAHSGIEGFDASLMNAERVEVLRGPQGTLYGKDAIGGVINIVTKRPSNTWQGKVETEYGSFNSMRSALNAGGALIDDRLFLGLNVQYRQDDGWIENTAAGMDSDFNKENDRRLNLNLTMTPTDRFTARLSLTNEYTQQYGINGIGIPGSAVIGDFSRDDAKKQEVDMPTKQVTESNAQSMGLTYEFDAVSLNAVTTNKTVQFNGEYDSDFGNDPLYAGLVQFSDFDVDSWTQELRLSSNAGQGLRWVGGFYFEAERHKQGRMGMQFPDFDPVSYAYLGNSEMSAVSRTDSDTLAAFGQVIIPFAEQFELTFGGRYQRITKEIDLSMYYLPVGVPGPAMYELEAEKTWNAFLPKAAISWQFADAWNTYALWSKGYMPGGFNYFAMAGSADDNRFEPQTSTNYELGVKGNFGQGSIAASLFYMDIEDIHISKSIGAMYVTDNAKKAYSQGAEVEVTFRPVHGLEMNSSVGLVKAKYRDYDWGGGNFDGQTIEQTPAHSVRAGVAYTHPHGFYGRIDVSSTGRHYFYDDATALEPFPKQDAYTLADAKFGYRVADWDFYLYGRNLTDEKYISMYSGMRVIAYGDPRTFGVGARYVF from the coding sequence ATGAGACATGATGTGCAGGTGTGGTGTGCGAATCAATTGCGGAGCGGAAAATGGGGTCAGGTCCCCATGGTTCTGGCACTGGTAGTGTGGTTCAGTGGAGGGGCTGCCTGGGCGAACGAAGGGGATGCTGAAGCGTCCGGGCAGGTAAGCGTCCTGCAGACTATCACGGTGACGGCCAATAAAATTGAAGAGGACATCATTGATGTCCCTCAGAGCATTACTGTTATCAACGAGATAATGCTTGAGGATAAAGGCATCAAATCCGTGGCTGACGTTATCAGGGAGATTCCGAATATGAAGGCCAGCTCAGGTCCGATGGCCAGTGCGGTAAATTTTCGGGGCCTGAATCCCTCTATATTCACGAACAACAATCCTGTGGTGATCTATATTGATGGGGTTGCTCACAGTGGGATCGAAGGGTTTGATGCGTCGCTCATGAATGCCGAGCGGGTCGAAGTGCTGCGGGGGCCTCAAGGTACTCTTTACGGTAAAGATGCCATTGGCGGGGTCATCAATATTGTGACCAAAAGACCATCAAATACCTGGCAAGGGAAGGTGGAGACCGAATACGGCAGTTTCAACTCAATGCGAAGCGCCCTGAACGCAGGGGGTGCGCTGATCGATGACAGGCTTTTTCTGGGCTTGAATGTCCAGTACCGGCAGGATGACGGATGGATCGAAAATACAGCCGCCGGCATGGACAGTGATTTCAATAAGGAAAATGATCGGCGACTGAACCTTAACCTGACCATGACTCCTACTGATCGTTTCACCGCGAGGCTTTCGTTGACGAATGAATACACGCAGCAGTATGGGATCAATGGTATCGGCATACCCGGCAGCGCTGTTATTGGCGATTTTTCCAGAGATGATGCCAAGAAACAGGAAGTGGATATGCCGACCAAACAGGTCACGGAAAGTAATGCCCAAAGCATGGGTTTGACCTATGAATTTGATGCCGTGTCCCTGAATGCGGTGACGACCAATAAAACGGTTCAGTTCAATGGTGAGTACGACTCGGATTTTGGCAATGATCCGCTATACGCAGGTCTGGTTCAGTTCAGTGATTTTGATGTGGACAGCTGGACTCAGGAATTGCGCTTGTCAAGCAACGCTGGACAGGGTTTGCGTTGGGTGGGTGGTTTCTATTTTGAAGCCGAGCGTCACAAACAAGGGCGTATGGGCATGCAATTCCCCGATTTTGACCCGGTAAGTTACGCATACCTTGGAAACTCGGAGATGAGTGCCGTCTCACGAACCGATTCAGACACTCTTGCTGCCTTTGGTCAGGTAATTATCCCTTTTGCAGAACAGTTTGAGTTGACCTTTGGTGGACGTTACCAGCGTATTACAAAAGAAATTGACCTCTCCATGTACTACTTGCCCGTGGGCGTGCCAGGTCCAGCCATGTATGAGCTGGAGGCGGAAAAGACCTGGAACGCATTTCTGCCGAAGGCAGCCATATCCTGGCAGTTTGCGGATGCATGGAACACATATGCGCTGTGGTCAAAGGGGTATATGCCTGGAGGGTTTAACTATTTCGCCATGGCAGGCAGCGCCGATGATAATCGGTTTGAACCTCAGACCTCTACAAACTATGAGTTGGGCGTGAAGGGTAACTTCGGGCAGGGCTCCATTGCGGCATCGTTATTTTATATGGATATAGAAGATATCCATATATCTAAATCCATCGGCGCGATGTACGTCACGGATAATGCAAAAAAAGCCTACTCTCAGGGTGCAGAAGTCGAGGTGACCTTCCGCCCTGTGCATGGGCTGGAGATGAACTCTTCAGTGGGGCTCGTGAAGGCAAAATATCGCGATTATGACTGGGGTGGTGGCAATTTTGACGGGCAGACCATTGAGCAGACCCCTGCACACAGTGTAAGGGCAGGCGTTGCCTATACACATCCTCACGGGTTCTATGGGCGTATTGATGTGTCCAGCACAGGCAGACATTACTTCTACGATGATGCAACTGCCCTTGAGCCATTTCCGAAACAGGACGCCTATACCCTCGCAGATGCGAAGTTCGGGTATCGGGTTGCTGACTGGGACTTCTATCTTTACGGACGTAACCTTACCGATGAAAAATATATCAGCATGTACTCGGGTATGCGCGTTATTGCCTATGGCGACCCCCGCACCTTTGGCGTCGGAGCGCGCTATGTCTTCTGA